In one window of Cherax quadricarinatus isolate ZL_2023a unplaced genomic scaffold, ASM3850222v1 Contig919, whole genome shotgun sequence DNA:
- the LOC128704785 gene encoding ethylmalonyl-CoA decarboxylase codes for MFSRSRDFLQRLEVYSEVRGRHCSSLITEARRRLAPLGEGRVSLVKDDSSGIATVTLLHQQKKNALSGQMMVQLADIVEELKAWSCGKGVILQAEGDTFCSGGDLTTVKAIGNPEDGLLMSTFMHKTLTELYCLPLVTVCLVHGKALGGGAELTTVTDYRVFTNTGEVCFVQGRMGVVTGWGGGTRLVKLLGYRSALELLTTCRNLSGKEALEMGLADHVTEELNRQNDTKTWLAARISHEAEIIQTVKKIVIGARDLSLDASLINERLNFSPLWGGPANIRALGRNIKHK; via the exons ATGTTTTCGAGAAGTCGCGACTTTCTGCAACGACTGGAGGTTTATTCTGAGGTTCGGGGTAGACACTGCAGCTCGCTTATCACCGAGGCACGACGACGACTCGCACCCCTGGGGGAGGGACGTGTTTCCCTGGTGAAGGACGACTCGTCTGGCATCGCCACCGTCACGTTGTTGCACCAGCAGAAAAAAAATGCTCTTTCGG GTCAGATGATGGTACAGTTAGCTGACATTGTTGAAGAATTAAAGGCTTGGTCGTGTGGAAAAGGTGTGATCCTACAGGCTGAAGGAGATACCTTCTGTTCCGGTGGAGATTTAACAACTGTGAAAGCCATCGGCAATCCTGAAGACGGTTTACTTATGTCAACTTTTATGCATAAGACTCTAACAGAGTTATATTGCTTACCTCTTGTCACAGTTTGCCTTGTGCATGGCAAAGCTCTGGGAGGCGGAGCTGAATTGACAACCGTCACAGATTATCGTGTATTCACTAATACAGGAGAAGTTTGTTTCGTTCAAGGTCGTATGGGGGTCGTTACAGGTTGGGGTGGTGGAACAAGACTTGTAAAACTGTTAGGGTATCGTTCAGCACTCGAACTTCTTACAACATGTCGAAACCTCAGTGGAAAGGAAGCATTGGAAATGGGACTGGCAGACCATGTTACTGAAGAATTAAACAGACAAAATGACACCAAAACCTGGTTGGCTGCCAGAATATCTCACGAAGCAGAAATAATTCAAACCGTTAAAAAAATAGTCATTGGAGCGCGAGATCTGTCTCTTGACGCAAGTCTTATTAACGAAAGACTTAATTTCTCACCTTTATGGGGAGGACCAGCCAATATAAGAGCATTGGGTAGAAATATTAAACATAAATGA